One segment of Erigeron canadensis isolate Cc75 chromosome 2, C_canadensis_v1, whole genome shotgun sequence DNA contains the following:
- the LOC122589861 gene encoding carbonic anhydrase-like has product MSVTATTFTPCFTTLSLRKPSSSSTVSTCFARLSNKSSSSSSSATPPSLIRNQPVFAAPTPIINPTWREEDMASESYDEAIAALKKLLSDKEELAPVAAAKIDQITAQLSTPDSKPAFDPVERIKTGFAKFKTEKYVTNPALYEELSKGQSPKFMVFACSDSRVCPSHVLDFQPGEAFVVRNVANMVPPFDKVKYAGVGAAVEYAVLHLKVEQIVVIGHSKCGGIKGLMSFPDEGPHVTDFIEDWVKICLPAKSKVKAETSSASLDDQCVTCEKEAVNVSLANLLTYPFVRDGLVKKTLALKGGHYDFVNGTFELWGLDFCLSPPTSA; this is encoded by the exons ATGTCTGTCACAGCCACAACATTTACACCTTGCTTCACAACTCTATCTCTTCGTAAACCATCGTCATCGTCCACAGTTTCTACTTGCTTCGCTAGGCTTAGCAACAAGTCGTCTTCATCCTCGTCGTCTGCCACTCCTCCAAGCCTCATCCGTAATCAGCCTGTTTTTGCTGCCCCAACTCCGATCATCAACCCCACTTGG AGAGAAGAAGACATGGCAAGTGAATCATACGACGAGGCAATTGCTGCACTCAAGAAGCTTCTAAG TGACAAGGAAGAGTTAGCACCTGTGGCAGCTGCAAAAATCGACCAGATCACAGCGCAACTTTCAACACCCGACTCCAAACCTGCATTTGACCCTGTCGAGAGGATAAAAACCGGATTTGCAAAGTTCAAGACTGAGAAATATGT AACAAATCCAGCCTTGTATGAGGAACTTTCCAAAGGCCAGAGCCCAAAG TTTATGGTGTTCGCATGCTCAGATTCTCGAGTTTGCCCATCACACGTTCTGGATTTCCAGCCTGGTGAGGCATTTGTCGTCCGTAATGTAGCCAACATGGTCCCTCCCTTTGACAAG GTTAAATATGCTGGAGTGGGAGCTGCTGTTGAGTATGCAGTCCTCCATCTCAAG GTGGAGCAAATTGTTGTGATTGGGCACAGCAAGTGTGGTGGGATCAAGGGTCTAATGAGTTTCCCTGATGAAGGACCCCACGTGAC TGATTTCATTGAAGACTGGGTCAAAATTTGTCTCCCTGCAAAGTCAAAGGTGAAAGCAGAGACTAGCAGTGCATCTCTCGATGATCAATGTGTAACCTGTGAAAAG GAGGCCGTGAATGTATCTCTTGCAAACCTGCTGACTTACCCATTTGTGAGAGACGGGTTGGTGAAGAAAACACTGGCACTCAAGGGTGGACACTATGATTTTGTTAACGGAACCTTTGAGCTGTGGGGACTTGATTTCTGCCTTTCTCCTCCTACCTCTGCATAA
- the LOC122589026 gene encoding protease Do-like 1, chloroplastic: MATSYYSFLSTNTSSPALILPLRSPSRSTLSLSRTFLHRNLHSAASAVVVAASSTNRSPESVSVNKFRDSLVVILTSVAISVSIFVSDIDSASGFVVTPSKKLQTDELATVRLFQENTPSVVYITNLAARQDAFTLDVLEVPQGSGSGFVWDKKGHVVTNYHVIRGASDLRVTLADQSTYDAKVVGFDQDKDVAVLRIDAPKDKLRPIPVGVSADLLVGQKVFAIGNPFGLDHTLTTGVISGLRREISSAATGRPIQDVIQTDAAINPGNSGGPLLDSSGNLIGINTAIYSPSGASSGVGFSIPVDTVGGIVDQLVQFGKVTRPILGIKFAPDQSVEQLGVSGVLVLDAPSNGPAGKAGLLSTKRDAYGRLILGDIITSVNGKKVANGSDLYRILDQCKVGETVTVEVLRGDQVEKIPVVLEPKPDES, translated from the exons ATGGCtacttcatattattcattcCTCTCCACAAACACCTCTTCTCCTGCTCTCATTCTCCCTCTCCGATCTCCTTCCCGTTCCACTCTTTCACTTTCCAGAACCTTCCTTCACCGTAACCTCCATTCCGCCGCCTCCGCCGTCGTCGTCGCCGCTTCCAGCACTAACCGATCACCGGAATCCGTATCTGTCAACAAATTCCGTGACTCTTTAGTTGTAATCCTAACTTCTGTAGCGatttctgtatctatatttGTTTCCGATATCGATTCTGCTTCCGGTTTCGTTGTCACTCCGTCTAAGAAGTTGCAGACGGATGAACTTGCTACTGTTCGTCTTTTCCAGGAGAATACTCCTTCTGTTGTTTATATTACTAACTTAGCTGCTAG GCAGGATGCATTTACTTTGGATGTATTGGAGGTACCTCAAGGGTCTGGATCAGGTTTTGTTTGGGATAAAAAAGGTCATGTTGTCACCAATTATCATGTTATTCGAGGTGCGTCTGATCTCAG GGTAACTCTTGCTGATCAGAGTACATATGATGCAAAAGTTGTTGGGTTTGACCAAGATAAGGATGTTGCAGTATTGCGTATCGACGCTCCAAAAGATAAATTGAGACCAATACCAGTTGGTGTGTCCGCAGACTTGCTTGTTGGGCAAAAAGTGTTTGCGATAGGAAACCCT TTTGGTCTTGATCACACGCTTACAACTGGTGTCATCAG TGGGCTAAGGAGAGAAATAAGCTCTGCTGCAACTGGCCGTCCAATCCAAGATGTTATCCAGACAGATGCTGCTATTAACCCTGGAAATAGCGGAGGGCCACTTCTTGATAGCTCAGGAAACCTTATTGGGATAAACACAGCCATATACTCTCCATCAGGGGCATCATCTGGCGTTGGATTTTCCATTCCAGTTGACACA GTTGGTGGAATTGTTGACCAGTTGGTGCAATTTGGAAAAGTTACTAGACCTATTCTAGGAATTAAGTTTGCGCCTGATCAGTCGGTGGAGCAACTTGGAGTCAGTGGAGTGCTGGTCTTAGATGCTCCTTCTAATGGTCCAGCTGGAAAAGCG GGTCTTCTATCCACAAAAAGGGATGCTTATGGACGGCTCATACTGGGTGACATTATTACATCTGTAAATGGAAAAAAGGTCGCTAATGGCAGCGATTTGTACAGAATTCTTGATCAATGTAAAGTGGGTGAAACG GTCACTGTGGAGGTCTTGCGTGGCGACCAGGTAGAGAAAATTCCTGTGGTACTTGAGCCAAAGCCCGACGAATCTTAA
- the LOC122587607 gene encoding carbonic anhydrase-like: protein MTHGRIVLVAGVVVRVGQNNGEIDFSNVVHLFVEQILVIGHSCCGAIKDLMTLPDEGPHTTDFIEDWVKVYLPAKSKVKSETSGASLDDQCVICEKVLTNVSLANLLTYPFVRDMLVRNTLSLKGGHYDFVNATFELWELGFNLSPPTSL, encoded by the exons ATGACTCATGGAAGGATTGTGCTGGTCGCAGGGGTAGTTGTGAGGGTTGGCCAGAACAATGGGGAGA tCGACTTTTCAAACGTAGTGCACTTGTTT GTGGAGCAGATTCTTGTGATTGGGCACAGCTGTTGTGGTGCGATCAAGGATCTGATGACTTTACCTGATGAAGGACCCCACACAAC TGATTTCATTGAAGACTGGGTCAAAGTTTATCTTCCTGCAAAGTCAAAGGTGAAATCAGAGACTAGTGGTGCATCTCTTGATGATCAATGTGTAATCTGTGAAAAGG ttctaacaaatgTATCTCTTGCAAACCTGCTGACTTACCCGTTTGTCAGAGACATGTTGGTGAGGAACACACTGTCACTAAAGGGTGGACACTATGATTTTGTTAACGCAACATTTGAGCTCTGGGAACTTGGTTTCAACCTTTCACCTCCGACCTCTCTATGA
- the LOC122589796 gene encoding uncharacterized protein LOC122589796, which produces MQTLSETNDISYSPSFSFYSLTSATADRVSHEIKQEQYDEFDHDFNNYVEEEQEDDFEFSLRFGGEEFSKKELALAGRILLPIFDTDLVTKDELDNHVVKDLDHNKYNNPSTDIIPIDEMLTHDTDESLYSSSSSETDDLEDKVRGTFCVSWRKPAEMRSSPKYNHIRKSKSTGSEPKNVSRKWKVSDILRRSNSDGKETLFFLCPKSVEASNKKRFAKSSEGPKVAKTGSSPSVHELFYVHKRAEHKGDKMKSYLPYRKDILGFRVYVNGDGNKKLPF; this is translated from the coding sequence ATGCAAACATTGAGTGAAACTAACGACATAAGCTATTCTCCTAGCTTCAGTTTTTACAGTTTGACCTCGGCGACCGCCGATAGAGTCAGTCATGAGATCAAACAAGAACAATATGATGAATTTGATCATGATTTCAACAACTATGTTGAAGAAGAACAAGAGGACGATTTTGAGTTCTCTCTAAGGTTCGGGGGAGAAGAGTTTTCTAAAAAGGAGCTAGCTCTAGCTGGCCGAATACTATTACCTATTTTCGACACTGATCTAGTAACAAAAGACGAGTTAGATAACCATGTCGTTAAAGATCTAGATCATAACAAATATAACAATCCTTCTACTGACATCATTCCTATAGATGAGATGCTTACACATgatactgatgaatctttgtacTCTTCATCGTCATCAGAAACTGATGACTTGGAAGATAAAGTTCGTGGTACGTTTTGTGTGTCGTGGCGTAAACCTGCAGAAATGAGATCATCGCCAAAGTATAATCATATTAGAAAGAGCAAATCTACGGGATCTGAACCTAAAAATGTATCAAGAAAGTGGAAAGTTTCGGATATTCTAAGAAGGAGCAATAGTGATGGAAAGGAGACGTTATTTTTCTTGTGCCCCAAAAGTGTCGAGGCTTCAAATAAGAAACGATTTGCCAAGTCTAGTGAAGGTCCAAAAGTTGCAAAGACGGGGTCATCTCCTTCGGTTCATGAACTATTTTATGTTCATAAAAGGGCCGAACATAAAGGTGACAAAATGAAATCGTATTTACCTTATAGGAAAGACATACTAGGGTTTAGAGTGTATGTTAATGGGGATGGGAACAAAAAGTTGCCATTCTAG